In Bacillus sp. FJAT-45037, the following are encoded in one genomic region:
- a CDS encoding ABC transporter ATP-binding protein, protein MRIKSVSKLIKQKSVLENIDFTIERGKITGIIGRNGAGKTTLLKLMVGILKPDQGDVLVNQASIYAHPEVKQHVVFVPDSPEALKTYSIKEICQLYKDIFPNFDEDLFYELLDRFTLPNKGKVGSFSKGMKALFALVLAFSTKAQYILLDEPTDGLDVIAKKRILQFIVEAVADYQVGVVISSHRLDELEYLADSIIMLENGGLSKTYSIDSIKESYLKVQAVFPAGLPESVKEFSHVLEHTGKVFILIIENSKEEGLMQLKQANPLFMEELPMTLEDLFVAKLGGDQFVG, encoded by the coding sequence ATGCGAATTAAAAGTGTCTCAAAATTAATTAAGCAAAAATCAGTTCTTGAAAATATCGACTTTACGATTGAACGAGGAAAAATAACAGGCATTATCGGACGAAATGGGGCTGGGAAAACCACACTTTTGAAATTAATGGTTGGTATCCTAAAACCAGATCAGGGAGATGTGTTAGTTAATCAAGCAAGTATTTATGCGCATCCTGAAGTAAAGCAACATGTAGTATTTGTACCAGACTCACCAGAAGCGCTAAAAACGTATTCCATTAAAGAAATTTGCCAGCTCTATAAAGATATCTTTCCGAATTTTGATGAAGATCTTTTTTATGAGTTACTTGACCGCTTTACTTTACCGAACAAAGGCAAGGTTGGATCATTCTCAAAAGGTATGAAAGCTCTTTTTGCGTTAGTGTTGGCATTTTCGACAAAAGCGCAGTACATCTTACTCGATGAACCGACAGATGGACTAGATGTCATTGCTAAAAAGCGCATCTTACAGTTTATCGTTGAAGCGGTGGCTGATTATCAAGTAGGCGTTGTGATTTCCTCGCACCGACTAGATGAGTTAGAGTATCTTGCTGATTCGATTATTATGCTTGAGAATGGAGGCTTATCTAAAACCTACTCCATCGATTCGATTAAGGAATCCTATCTAAAGGTTCAAGCCGTATTCCCTGCTGGGTTACCAGAATCAGTGAAGGAATTTAGTCATGTGTTAGAACATACAGGAAAAGTTTTTATCTTAATCATTGAAAACAGTAAAGAAGAAGGTCTCATGCAATTAAAGCAAGCGAATCCGCTATTTATGGAAGAGCTTCCAATGACTCTAGAAGATCTATTCGTTGCAAAACTTGGAGGTGATCAGTTTGTCGGTTAA
- a CDS encoding GntR family transcriptional regulator codes for MYISINPKSKTPLYEQIVQQVKELVAKDLMEEGEQLPSVRELAAQIVMNPNTVSKAYKELERQGVIVTLRGKGTFVAEQAERHIDPRQRIKVKEQLQQLVIEANYAGVTKTEISEWLEAEFKALEGSSDAN; via the coding sequence ATGTATATATCAATCAATCCGAAAAGTAAAACACCGCTGTATGAACAAATCGTGCAGCAAGTAAAAGAACTTGTCGCAAAAGATTTAATGGAAGAGGGGGAGCAGTTGCCTTCTGTAAGGGAGTTGGCTGCGCAAATTGTGATGAATCCAAATACAGTAAGCAAAGCGTACAAAGAATTGGAACGTCAGGGTGTGATTGTCACACTGCGTGGAAAAGGAACATTTGTCGCTGAACAAGCGGAGCGTCATATTGACCCAAGACAAAGAATCAAGGTGAAAGAACAACTTCAGCAATTAGTCATTGAAGCCAATTATGCAGGAGTAACGAAAACAGAAATCTCAGAGTGGCTAGAGGCTGAATTTAAAGCTTTGGAGGGAAGTAGCGATGCGAATTAA
- a CDS encoding ABC transporter permease subunit encodes MSVKGLLRKEWKQARGFIYLITLMLFFHFPFRSMIAIENWREDIKAGHYDEEWFPQQMSYAVPNELGSSLFTMIIILLLVLMATMLIGSERSTRKLDFTFSLPYKRRTIFFMKWLMGIVPVVVMFTITFFMSYFIILNSEFSMYLNQFNVFEAFAFQLIGFIATYSFALFIGTITGEMISQLTLTFIFTIFPVGFLALLQVFVDVNFGNVYSRILEWTEELGRLMWPAYSFYTPGYNMFQLQSIDLLFPLFATFIFLFMGQWLYERNKSEYNGEFLIFKQLEPIFKVGIIVCFALLGGMIGTGLAPWGLRESVIYILFYWIGFLVFGYLSFLFTRKLFSMNVKIKGR; translated from the coding sequence TTGTCGGTTAAAGGATTACTACGTAAAGAATGGAAGCAAGCCAGAGGATTTATTTATTTGATCACGTTAATGTTATTCTTTCATTTTCCATTCCGCTCGATGATAGCCATTGAGAACTGGAGAGAAGATATAAAAGCAGGGCATTATGATGAGGAATGGTTTCCTCAGCAAATGAGCTATGCTGTACCGAATGAACTTGGCAGCAGTCTTTTTACGATGATTATTATCCTTCTACTAGTCTTAATGGCTACGATGTTAATCGGATCGGAAAGAAGTACGAGAAAGCTTGATTTTACGTTTTCACTCCCGTATAAACGTCGTACGATCTTCTTTATGAAATGGTTAATGGGTATCGTTCCTGTAGTTGTTATGTTTACGATTACCTTTTTTATGTCTTATTTCATCATCTTAAACTCAGAATTTAGTATGTACTTAAATCAATTCAATGTATTTGAAGCATTTGCTTTTCAATTAATTGGCTTTATCGCAACATATAGTTTTGCTCTATTTATTGGGACCATTACAGGAGAAATGATCTCACAGCTTACCTTAACCTTTATCTTTACTATTTTCCCTGTAGGTTTTCTCGCATTGTTACAAGTATTTGTTGATGTGAACTTTGGAAATGTATATAGTAGAATTCTAGAATGGACAGAGGAGTTAGGGCGTTTGATGTGGCCTGCTTACTCATTTTATACACCGGGCTATAATATGTTTCAATTGCAGAGTATTGATTTGCTTTTCCCATTGTTTGCTACGTTCATCTTTCTATTTATGGGGCAGTGGTTATATGAGAGAAACAAAAGTGAATATAATGGAGAGTTTCTGATCTTCAAACAACTTGAACCTATCTTCAAAGTGGGCATTATTGTGTGCTTCGCTCTACTTGGAGGAATGATCGGAACAGGGCTTGCTCCGTGGGGATTAAGAGAATCAGTGATATATATCTTATTTTATTGGATAGGGTTCTTAGTCTTTGGATATTTAAGCTTCTTATTTACGAGAAAGCTATTCTCTATGAATGTGAAGATTAAAGGAAGATAA
- the msrB gene encoding peptide-methionine (R)-S-oxide reductase MsrB — protein sequence MSSNKEELKKKLTPVQYEVTQNNGTEQPFRNEYYNVEDDGIYVDLISGKPLFSSLDKYDAGCGWPSFTKPIEDKEVIEKEDHSHFMVRTEVRSKEADSHLGHVFNDGPGPNGLRYCINSAALRFIPKEDLEKEGYGLYLKLFQA from the coding sequence ATGAGTTCAAACAAAGAAGAATTAAAGAAAAAGCTTACACCGGTTCAGTATGAGGTCACACAAAATAACGGAACCGAGCAACCGTTTCGAAATGAGTATTATAATGTAGAGGATGACGGGATCTACGTTGATCTTATTTCCGGTAAACCGTTATTTAGTTCGCTTGATAAATATGATGCAGGTTGTGGATGGCCAAGCTTCACTAAGCCGATTGAAGACAAAGAGGTCATTGAAAAAGAAGATCACAGCCACTTCATGGTTCGAACAGAAGTCCGAAGTAAAGAAGCCGATTCACACCTTGGTCATGTTTTTAATGACGGTCCAGGACCAAACGGATTGCGCTACTGTATTAACTCCGCCGCTCTTCGATTCATTCCAAAGGAAGATCTTGAAAAAGAAGGCTACGGACTGTATTTAAAACTATTTCAAGCGTAA